One region of Monomorium pharaonis isolate MP-MQ-018 chromosome 11, ASM1337386v2, whole genome shotgun sequence genomic DNA includes:
- the LOC105830623 gene encoding galactose mutarotase isoform X1: protein MLRLLLALSFWLGTSMAATTQNSITTTTWGSVNGQEIKKFMLRNGANQEVDVITYGATVTAIRTPDKVGNVADVVLGFDNIEGYQSPSNPYFGATLGRVANRIGKATFVVDGVRYNVSKNIGDDSLHGGTRGWSFKVWDATIDGDRVVMTLVSPDGDEGYPGSVTATASFQLSDDGELHIEMKAKSVKATPINMANHGYFNLAGHATNAEELYKHIFMLNADRWTVTNSGSIPTGEIRSVENSIMDLRNPTKLGDVIDKVPGGGYDYNFCLPEPYDPMKISFVAKVLHPTSGRCLEVYSNQPGVQLYTSNSIPARNETGIAGKNGARYFKHAAFCLETQNYPDAVNHRNFPNSVLRPDDVYNHVVVYKFGVEN from the exons ATGCTGCGTCTACTTTTGGCTCTTTCTTTCTGGCTCGG GACGAGCATGGCTGCGACGACACAAAACTCCATTACAACTACAACATGGGGCTCTGTAAATGGTCAAGAGATCAAGAAATTCATGCTAAGGAATGGAGCTAATCAGGAGGTCGATGTCATCACGTATGGTGCGACAGTGACTGCCATTAGGACGCCAGATAAGGTTGGAAATGTAGCGGACGTTGTACTTGGGTTTGATAACATTGAAG ggTATCAGTCACCAAGTAATCCGTATTTTGGTGCTACTCTCGGACGAGTCGCAAATCGCATTGGCAAGGCAACTTTCGTCGTGGATGGCGTACGTTATAACGTATCGAAGAACATAGGCGATGATAGCCTCCACGGTGGTACTCGCGGTTGGAGCTTCAAGGTGTGGGACGCAACGATCGATGGCGATCGCGTGGTAATGACCTTGGTCAGTCCGGACGGCGACGAGGGGTATCCAGGATCAGTAACGGCGACTGCCAGCTTTCAATTGAGCGACGACGGAGAACTGCACATAGAGATGAAGGCCAAGTCCGTAAAGGCGACGCCGATCAACATGGCGAATCACGGCTACTTCAATCTTGCAGGACAC gcCACAAATGCGGAAGAGCTGTACAAACACATATTCATGTTGAACGCCGATCGTTGGACTGTCACGAATTCCGGGAGCATTCCTACCGGCGAGATTCGGTCAGTCGAAAACAGCATAATGGATCTTAGAAATCCGACGAAACTCGGTGACGTTATCGATAAAGTACCGGGCGGCGGTTACGATTACAATTTCTGCCTGCCAGAGCCATACGATCCCATGAAAATAAGCTTCGTCGCCAAAGTGTTGCATCCGACTTCGGGACGTTGCTTGGAAGTGTATTCGAATCAACCAGGCGTTCAGCTTTACACGTCTAACTCTATCCCAGCGAGGAATGAAACTGGTATCGCCGGCAAAAACGGAGCGCGGTACTTTAAGCACGCTGCTTTCTGTTTGGAAACGCAAAATTATCCCGACGCCGTGAATCACAGAAACTTCCCCAACAGTGTATTGCGACCGGATGATGTATACAATCATGTTGTTGTATACAAATTTGGagtagaaaattaa
- the LOC105830623 gene encoding galactose mutarotase isoform X2 — protein sequence MTSMAATTQNSITTTTWGSVNGQEIKKFMLRNGANQEVDVITYGATVTAIRTPDKVGNVADVVLGFDNIEGYQSPSNPYFGATLGRVANRIGKATFVVDGVRYNVSKNIGDDSLHGGTRGWSFKVWDATIDGDRVVMTLVSPDGDEGYPGSVTATASFQLSDDGELHIEMKAKSVKATPINMANHGYFNLAGHATNAEELYKHIFMLNADRWTVTNSGSIPTGEIRSVENSIMDLRNPTKLGDVIDKVPGGGYDYNFCLPEPYDPMKISFVAKVLHPTSGRCLEVYSNQPGVQLYTSNSIPARNETGIAGKNGARYFKHAAFCLETQNYPDAVNHRNFPNSVLRPDDVYNHVVVYKFGVEN from the exons AT GACGAGCATGGCTGCGACGACACAAAACTCCATTACAACTACAACATGGGGCTCTGTAAATGGTCAAGAGATCAAGAAATTCATGCTAAGGAATGGAGCTAATCAGGAGGTCGATGTCATCACGTATGGTGCGACAGTGACTGCCATTAGGACGCCAGATAAGGTTGGAAATGTAGCGGACGTTGTACTTGGGTTTGATAACATTGAAG ggTATCAGTCACCAAGTAATCCGTATTTTGGTGCTACTCTCGGACGAGTCGCAAATCGCATTGGCAAGGCAACTTTCGTCGTGGATGGCGTACGTTATAACGTATCGAAGAACATAGGCGATGATAGCCTCCACGGTGGTACTCGCGGTTGGAGCTTCAAGGTGTGGGACGCAACGATCGATGGCGATCGCGTGGTAATGACCTTGGTCAGTCCGGACGGCGACGAGGGGTATCCAGGATCAGTAACGGCGACTGCCAGCTTTCAATTGAGCGACGACGGAGAACTGCACATAGAGATGAAGGCCAAGTCCGTAAAGGCGACGCCGATCAACATGGCGAATCACGGCTACTTCAATCTTGCAGGACAC gcCACAAATGCGGAAGAGCTGTACAAACACATATTCATGTTGAACGCCGATCGTTGGACTGTCACGAATTCCGGGAGCATTCCTACCGGCGAGATTCGGTCAGTCGAAAACAGCATAATGGATCTTAGAAATCCGACGAAACTCGGTGACGTTATCGATAAAGTACCGGGCGGCGGTTACGATTACAATTTCTGCCTGCCAGAGCCATACGATCCCATGAAAATAAGCTTCGTCGCCAAAGTGTTGCATCCGACTTCGGGACGTTGCTTGGAAGTGTATTCGAATCAACCAGGCGTTCAGCTTTACACGTCTAACTCTATCCCAGCGAGGAATGAAACTGGTATCGCCGGCAAAAACGGAGCGCGGTACTTTAAGCACGCTGCTTTCTGTTTGGAAACGCAAAATTATCCCGACGCCGTGAATCACAGAAACTTCCCCAACAGTGTATTGCGACCGGATGATGTATACAATCATGTTGTTGTATACAAATTTGGagtagaaaattaa
- the LOC105830623 gene encoding galactose mutarotase isoform X3 codes for MAATTQNSITTTTWGSVNGQEIKKFMLRNGANQEVDVITYGATVTAIRTPDKVGNVADVVLGFDNIEGYQSPSNPYFGATLGRVANRIGKATFVVDGVRYNVSKNIGDDSLHGGTRGWSFKVWDATIDGDRVVMTLVSPDGDEGYPGSVTATASFQLSDDGELHIEMKAKSVKATPINMANHGYFNLAGHATNAEELYKHIFMLNADRWTVTNSGSIPTGEIRSVENSIMDLRNPTKLGDVIDKVPGGGYDYNFCLPEPYDPMKISFVAKVLHPTSGRCLEVYSNQPGVQLYTSNSIPARNETGIAGKNGARYFKHAAFCLETQNYPDAVNHRNFPNSVLRPDDVYNHVVVYKFGVEN; via the exons ATGGCTGCGACGACACAAAACTCCATTACAACTACAACATGGGGCTCTGTAAATGGTCAAGAGATCAAGAAATTCATGCTAAGGAATGGAGCTAATCAGGAGGTCGATGTCATCACGTATGGTGCGACAGTGACTGCCATTAGGACGCCAGATAAGGTTGGAAATGTAGCGGACGTTGTACTTGGGTTTGATAACATTGAAG ggTATCAGTCACCAAGTAATCCGTATTTTGGTGCTACTCTCGGACGAGTCGCAAATCGCATTGGCAAGGCAACTTTCGTCGTGGATGGCGTACGTTATAACGTATCGAAGAACATAGGCGATGATAGCCTCCACGGTGGTACTCGCGGTTGGAGCTTCAAGGTGTGGGACGCAACGATCGATGGCGATCGCGTGGTAATGACCTTGGTCAGTCCGGACGGCGACGAGGGGTATCCAGGATCAGTAACGGCGACTGCCAGCTTTCAATTGAGCGACGACGGAGAACTGCACATAGAGATGAAGGCCAAGTCCGTAAAGGCGACGCCGATCAACATGGCGAATCACGGCTACTTCAATCTTGCAGGACAC gcCACAAATGCGGAAGAGCTGTACAAACACATATTCATGTTGAACGCCGATCGTTGGACTGTCACGAATTCCGGGAGCATTCCTACCGGCGAGATTCGGTCAGTCGAAAACAGCATAATGGATCTTAGAAATCCGACGAAACTCGGTGACGTTATCGATAAAGTACCGGGCGGCGGTTACGATTACAATTTCTGCCTGCCAGAGCCATACGATCCCATGAAAATAAGCTTCGTCGCCAAAGTGTTGCATCCGACTTCGGGACGTTGCTTGGAAGTGTATTCGAATCAACCAGGCGTTCAGCTTTACACGTCTAACTCTATCCCAGCGAGGAATGAAACTGGTATCGCCGGCAAAAACGGAGCGCGGTACTTTAAGCACGCTGCTTTCTGTTTGGAAACGCAAAATTATCCCGACGCCGTGAATCACAGAAACTTCCCCAACAGTGTATTGCGACCGGATGATGTATACAATCATGTTGTTGTATACAAATTTGGagtagaaaattaa
- the LOC105830624 gene encoding small integral membrane protein 12, giving the protein MWPLIVRSLGQFGKYIMFPVVVVIGVVGYNVEGWISDRYTPPTEPITQQRQERLLENIDSSTTKKKHNPLEINLSPSLSS; this is encoded by the coding sequence ATGTGGCCATTGATAGTGAGATCCTTGGGCCAGTTTGGTAAATACATAATGTTTCCTGTCGTGGTTGTTATTGGCGTTGTTGGATACAATGTAGAGGGATGGATATCCGACCGTTACACTCCGCCGACGGAACCCATCACGCAGCAACGGCAGGAGAGGCTACTAGAAAATATAGACTCCTCAACTACCAAGAAAAAACACAACCCTTTAGAAATTAATCTTTCGCCGTCATTGTCTAGTTAG
- the LOC105830621 gene encoding triokinase/FMN cyclase isoform X1: MTTPKNLINSFDDAVSETLSGLSYTYPQLEHHVSHRVVLSPDHRDRRDKVALICGGGSGHEPFAAGFVGGGMLTASIAGSIFAAPPSIHITYALRCLAENSKAGILVIVPNYTGDCLNFGIAIEKTRQTGVTVEEVIVDDDCSIPENERSVAGKRGLVGMLFVIKIAGALAEKGLPLCQVAEIARHVSQSIATYGIGLSACAIPGQGLMFELAQDEIECGMGVHGEAGYERIKLGTASELVTLMLKRICDALSLSINDSVAVIVNNFGALSQLEQGIVVHEVVKQLHNMGIQPVRIYSGSLMTSLNSVGIHISVLKLNESYGDVFVECLDEKTSAPCWPGCAYSVPSRFSTSIPSKDTEKEKVNKIGISLNVPDQQLIKSCLKNACAAIIEKEAYLNGLDRGCGDGDCGSTLKRFADGILSNLDNLSLSHPAALLTEIANIAEEHMGGTSGALYCLFFTTGAKVLASFEQEEDIRRIWCYTFRSGLNCLEKYGKAKAGSRTMIDTMHGACMTYEKLLKEYSSDFYDKIAAAAWEGCYSTKNMKPKAGRASYIKQAQYLTDVDAGAYAAAIWIAAIVQTIAHFEE; the protein is encoded by the exons ATGACAACGCCGAAGAATTTGATTAACTCGTTCGACGACGCAGTGTCCGAGACTCTGTCGGGATTATCCTACACGTATCCGCAATTAGAGCACCATGTATCGCACAGAGTTGTATTGTCACCAGAC caTAGAGATCGCCGAGATAAAGTGGCCTTGATCTGCGGCGGCGGTAGTGGACATGAACCATTTGCCGCAG gCTTTGTTGGTGGAGGCATGTTGACAGCTTCCATAGCGGGATCTATTTTTGCGGCTCCGCCATCTATTCATATTACGTATGCTCTTCGGTGCCTCGCGGAGAATAGCAAag CAGGTATTCTAGTCATCGTGCCTAATTACACGGGAGATTGTCTGAACTTCGGCATAGCGATCGAGAAGACTCGGCAAACGGGAGTCACG GTGGAGGAGGTGATTGTCGATGATGACTGCAGCATCCCCGAGAACGAACGGAGCGTCGCTGGTAAGCGCGGACTAGTGGGCATGCTATTCGTGATCAAAATCGCAGGTGCTCTCGCCGAAAAGGGTCTTCCCCTCTGTCAGGTAGCGGAGATTGCACGACACGTTTCCCAGAGCATTGCGACCTATGGAATCGGACTGTCCGCGTGCGCTATACCAG GTCAAGGTCTTATGTTCGAGCTTGCACAGGACGAGATAGAGTGTGGAATGGGGGTGCACGGGGAAGCAGGATACGAGAGAATTAAGCTTGGGACCGCATCCGAATTGGTGACGCTAATGCTGAAGCGCATTTGCGATGCCTTATCTTTGTCCATTAATGACTCGGTCGCGGTTATAGTCAACAATTTCGGTGCTTTAAGTCAATTGGAGCAAGGAATCGTAGTCCACGAGGTTGTAAAACAGCTTC ACAACATGGGTATACAGCCTGTTCGCATCTACTCCGGTAGTTTAATGACATCCTTAAATAGCGTCGGGATACACATAAGTGTGTTAAAATTGAACGAAAGTTATGGGGACGTATTCGTTGAGTGTCTCGATGAAAAAACGTCTGCACCTTGCTGGCCAGGCTGTGCCTATAGCGTCCCTTCGCGTTTTTCAACGAGCATTCCATCAAAAGAtacggaaaaagaaaaagtgaaCAAGATAGGAATATCGTTGAATGTGCCCGACCAGCAACTGATTAAAtcgtgtttaaaaaatgcttgtGCCGCTATTATCGAGAAAGAGGCGTACCTCAATGGCCTGGACCGCGGTTGCGGAGACGGAGACTGCGGATCGACATTGAAACGATTTGCCGATG GTATTTTGagtaatttggataatttatCCCTATCGCACCCAGCAGCGTTATTAACGGAAATAGCAAATATTGCGGAGGAACACATGGGTGGGACTTCCGGAGCTCtctattgtttattttttacgactgGTGCGAAAGTTTTGGCGTCATTCGAGCAAGAAGAGGACATACGACGCATTTGGTGTTACACATTTCGTAGTGGATTAAATTGTTTAGAGAAATACGGAAAAGCAAAGGCTGGCAGTAGAACTATG atcgATACAATGCACGGCGCGTGTATGACGTACGAGAAATTGTTAAAGGAATATTCGAGcgatttttatgacaaaatagCCGCGGCGGCGTGGGAAGGATGCTATTccacaaaaaatatgaaaccgAA AGCGGGGCGAGctagttatataaaacaagCTCAATATTTAACGGATGTGGACGCTGGAGCGTACGCTGCAGCAATATGGATTGCAGCCATTGTACAGACGATTGCACATTTCGAGGAATAa
- the LOC105830621 gene encoding triokinase/FMN cyclase isoform X2 — MTTPKNLINSFDDAVSETLSGLSYTYPQLEHHVSHRVVLSPDHRDRRDKVALICGGGSGHEPFAAGFVGGGMLTASIAGSIFAAPPSIHITYALRCLAENSKGILVIVPNYTGDCLNFGIAIEKTRQTGVTVEEVIVDDDCSIPENERSVAGKRGLVGMLFVIKIAGALAEKGLPLCQVAEIARHVSQSIATYGIGLSACAIPGQGLMFELAQDEIECGMGVHGEAGYERIKLGTASELVTLMLKRICDALSLSINDSVAVIVNNFGALSQLEQGIVVHEVVKQLHNMGIQPVRIYSGSLMTSLNSVGIHISVLKLNESYGDVFVECLDEKTSAPCWPGCAYSVPSRFSTSIPSKDTEKEKVNKIGISLNVPDQQLIKSCLKNACAAIIEKEAYLNGLDRGCGDGDCGSTLKRFADGILSNLDNLSLSHPAALLTEIANIAEEHMGGTSGALYCLFFTTGAKVLASFEQEEDIRRIWCYTFRSGLNCLEKYGKAKAGSRTMIDTMHGACMTYEKLLKEYSSDFYDKIAAAAWEGCYSTKNMKPKAGRASYIKQAQYLTDVDAGAYAAAIWIAAIVQTIAHFEE, encoded by the exons ATGACAACGCCGAAGAATTTGATTAACTCGTTCGACGACGCAGTGTCCGAGACTCTGTCGGGATTATCCTACACGTATCCGCAATTAGAGCACCATGTATCGCACAGAGTTGTATTGTCACCAGAC caTAGAGATCGCCGAGATAAAGTGGCCTTGATCTGCGGCGGCGGTAGTGGACATGAACCATTTGCCGCAG gCTTTGTTGGTGGAGGCATGTTGACAGCTTCCATAGCGGGATCTATTTTTGCGGCTCCGCCATCTATTCATATTACGTATGCTCTTCGGTGCCTCGCGGAGAATAGCAAag GTATTCTAGTCATCGTGCCTAATTACACGGGAGATTGTCTGAACTTCGGCATAGCGATCGAGAAGACTCGGCAAACGGGAGTCACG GTGGAGGAGGTGATTGTCGATGATGACTGCAGCATCCCCGAGAACGAACGGAGCGTCGCTGGTAAGCGCGGACTAGTGGGCATGCTATTCGTGATCAAAATCGCAGGTGCTCTCGCCGAAAAGGGTCTTCCCCTCTGTCAGGTAGCGGAGATTGCACGACACGTTTCCCAGAGCATTGCGACCTATGGAATCGGACTGTCCGCGTGCGCTATACCAG GTCAAGGTCTTATGTTCGAGCTTGCACAGGACGAGATAGAGTGTGGAATGGGGGTGCACGGGGAAGCAGGATACGAGAGAATTAAGCTTGGGACCGCATCCGAATTGGTGACGCTAATGCTGAAGCGCATTTGCGATGCCTTATCTTTGTCCATTAATGACTCGGTCGCGGTTATAGTCAACAATTTCGGTGCTTTAAGTCAATTGGAGCAAGGAATCGTAGTCCACGAGGTTGTAAAACAGCTTC ACAACATGGGTATACAGCCTGTTCGCATCTACTCCGGTAGTTTAATGACATCCTTAAATAGCGTCGGGATACACATAAGTGTGTTAAAATTGAACGAAAGTTATGGGGACGTATTCGTTGAGTGTCTCGATGAAAAAACGTCTGCACCTTGCTGGCCAGGCTGTGCCTATAGCGTCCCTTCGCGTTTTTCAACGAGCATTCCATCAAAAGAtacggaaaaagaaaaagtgaaCAAGATAGGAATATCGTTGAATGTGCCCGACCAGCAACTGATTAAAtcgtgtttaaaaaatgcttgtGCCGCTATTATCGAGAAAGAGGCGTACCTCAATGGCCTGGACCGCGGTTGCGGAGACGGAGACTGCGGATCGACATTGAAACGATTTGCCGATG GTATTTTGagtaatttggataatttatCCCTATCGCACCCAGCAGCGTTATTAACGGAAATAGCAAATATTGCGGAGGAACACATGGGTGGGACTTCCGGAGCTCtctattgtttattttttacgactgGTGCGAAAGTTTTGGCGTCATTCGAGCAAGAAGAGGACATACGACGCATTTGGTGTTACACATTTCGTAGTGGATTAAATTGTTTAGAGAAATACGGAAAAGCAAAGGCTGGCAGTAGAACTATG atcgATACAATGCACGGCGCGTGTATGACGTACGAGAAATTGTTAAAGGAATATTCGAGcgatttttatgacaaaatagCCGCGGCGGCGTGGGAAGGATGCTATTccacaaaaaatatgaaaccgAA AGCGGGGCGAGctagttatataaaacaagCTCAATATTTAACGGATGTGGACGCTGGAGCGTACGCTGCAGCAATATGGATTGCAGCCATTGTACAGACGATTGCACATTTCGAGGAATAa
- the LOC105830621 gene encoding triokinase/FMN cyclase isoform X3, with product MLTASIAGSIFAAPPSIHITYALRCLAENSKAGILVIVPNYTGDCLNFGIAIEKTRQTGVTVEEVIVDDDCSIPENERSVAGKRGLVGMLFVIKIAGALAEKGLPLCQVAEIARHVSQSIATYGIGLSACAIPGQGLMFELAQDEIECGMGVHGEAGYERIKLGTASELVTLMLKRICDALSLSINDSVAVIVNNFGALSQLEQGIVVHEVVKQLHNMGIQPVRIYSGSLMTSLNSVGIHISVLKLNESYGDVFVECLDEKTSAPCWPGCAYSVPSRFSTSIPSKDTEKEKVNKIGISLNVPDQQLIKSCLKNACAAIIEKEAYLNGLDRGCGDGDCGSTLKRFADGILSNLDNLSLSHPAALLTEIANIAEEHMGGTSGALYCLFFTTGAKVLASFEQEEDIRRIWCYTFRSGLNCLEKYGKAKAGSRTMIDTMHGACMTYEKLLKEYSSDFYDKIAAAAWEGCYSTKNMKPKAGRASYIKQAQYLTDVDAGAYAAAIWIAAIVQTIAHFEE from the exons ATGTTGACAGCTTCCATAGCGGGATCTATTTTTGCGGCTCCGCCATCTATTCATATTACGTATGCTCTTCGGTGCCTCGCGGAGAATAGCAAag CAGGTATTCTAGTCATCGTGCCTAATTACACGGGAGATTGTCTGAACTTCGGCATAGCGATCGAGAAGACTCGGCAAACGGGAGTCACG GTGGAGGAGGTGATTGTCGATGATGACTGCAGCATCCCCGAGAACGAACGGAGCGTCGCTGGTAAGCGCGGACTAGTGGGCATGCTATTCGTGATCAAAATCGCAGGTGCTCTCGCCGAAAAGGGTCTTCCCCTCTGTCAGGTAGCGGAGATTGCACGACACGTTTCCCAGAGCATTGCGACCTATGGAATCGGACTGTCCGCGTGCGCTATACCAG GTCAAGGTCTTATGTTCGAGCTTGCACAGGACGAGATAGAGTGTGGAATGGGGGTGCACGGGGAAGCAGGATACGAGAGAATTAAGCTTGGGACCGCATCCGAATTGGTGACGCTAATGCTGAAGCGCATTTGCGATGCCTTATCTTTGTCCATTAATGACTCGGTCGCGGTTATAGTCAACAATTTCGGTGCTTTAAGTCAATTGGAGCAAGGAATCGTAGTCCACGAGGTTGTAAAACAGCTTC ACAACATGGGTATACAGCCTGTTCGCATCTACTCCGGTAGTTTAATGACATCCTTAAATAGCGTCGGGATACACATAAGTGTGTTAAAATTGAACGAAAGTTATGGGGACGTATTCGTTGAGTGTCTCGATGAAAAAACGTCTGCACCTTGCTGGCCAGGCTGTGCCTATAGCGTCCCTTCGCGTTTTTCAACGAGCATTCCATCAAAAGAtacggaaaaagaaaaagtgaaCAAGATAGGAATATCGTTGAATGTGCCCGACCAGCAACTGATTAAAtcgtgtttaaaaaatgcttgtGCCGCTATTATCGAGAAAGAGGCGTACCTCAATGGCCTGGACCGCGGTTGCGGAGACGGAGACTGCGGATCGACATTGAAACGATTTGCCGATG GTATTTTGagtaatttggataatttatCCCTATCGCACCCAGCAGCGTTATTAACGGAAATAGCAAATATTGCGGAGGAACACATGGGTGGGACTTCCGGAGCTCtctattgtttattttttacgactgGTGCGAAAGTTTTGGCGTCATTCGAGCAAGAAGAGGACATACGACGCATTTGGTGTTACACATTTCGTAGTGGATTAAATTGTTTAGAGAAATACGGAAAAGCAAAGGCTGGCAGTAGAACTATG atcgATACAATGCACGGCGCGTGTATGACGTACGAGAAATTGTTAAAGGAATATTCGAGcgatttttatgacaaaatagCCGCGGCGGCGTGGGAAGGATGCTATTccacaaaaaatatgaaaccgAA AGCGGGGCGAGctagttatataaaacaagCTCAATATTTAACGGATGTGGACGCTGGAGCGTACGCTGCAGCAATATGGATTGCAGCCATTGTACAGACGATTGCACATTTCGAGGAATAa